The window CATGGAAAATGCTTGGATATTGTTACGGATAAAAAGGGTTAGGAATAATGTTGCCAATGTGTCAAAAGctcctttatttaataaataatgacacaGGGTGAGAAACAGGTGGTGATTATGCTTTTTAATGATCAAATTTCTTCATTACAAGGTGACAAATCAGAGTTAAGAGTTAATTAAATGATAGTAGTTGTGCACACAGTGAATCCCCCCTCGAGGGAGTCATGGAAACCAAGAGACATGGTGTGAAACTACGCCCAGAGGCCCCACATAGACGACAGCAGGGCAGCGCAGAGGGCCGCGGTCAGGGACAGCTGGACCGATGTGGCTCCGTTACACCGGTCTACGGTGCAACACTGGAAACTGCTGGTGTAGCCGGCGCCCAGGATGGTGCCGGTCAGCGTCTTCTCACACAGGTCTGAGTCCAGGCAGCCGCGGGTGTCCAGGGTCAGCGTCCCCGTAGCATTGAACtctggaaaaacagaaaaggatgCGAGTGAATGGTTTATTATTTATCTAGTGGCGACCCCTACTGATGCAATACCAATTTAGTTAATCCAACATTTTGTCggatctggttaccatggaaatATTGACAGACATTATTTTATCTCTAAATGTACGTGTTGAAGCGTTATCTGttgttactttttattttaaatcaaaactcTCAACACAAAAGGTCATaatgtcaaaggtcaaagttTCGGGAGCAGGACTACACCTCTTCGGTCATTCCTATCTAATCTGACTGAACCCTCGCCTCCCTTTTctacccctccatccctctgctctctctccctttacCTCAGAGGGTCCTAAAGGGGTTCGTCCAAGGCTAGATTGGTACTGTTGAGTAGAAAACTGAACATACAACAGTTTCCAATGACTGGTGATCATAATTATCAATATCAAGAGAATCAGTCAAGCTTAATATAGTTGTTCTGTGGAGCCTGACACATTTTATCTCCTGGACACTCTCATCATTGAGGGCCCTTGGACACTTGCCCCCAGATTGCCCGTTTGGTAGATTCAGCCATGGTTTCGTTGTTACCGACTGTtacatttgagtgacagctgccacaGTGGCCTAACTAATGACTAATGACTAATGACTCAGTTAAGATGacaagtcaaagtcaaagtttTGAATAGGTCATGAACACAAAGCATACAATACAGGTGCAGCGAAATGCACAGTAAGCCTTCCTTTTGTtggtttattaatttaattatattgattttgttgtattttttgcagCCAAGGGGTGAAGggtataatttattttatttattttattttaaattattgcacacaaaaggaaacaaatgcatactataagaaaaaaagaataaatacagatgtttttttagtttcaaGAGAGACTTTCTGTAATAATATGACAATGTTGACTTTGTCAAATGCCTTCGATAGTTCAACTAACACTCGAGGTTTGAGTTCCTTGTTGTCTCAGGCTTCTgtgattgttgttgttgggtgAGGGCCAATGATGAAGTGTTTCTCTGTGACATATTGGTGGTGATAAAGGATATTATGGGTGGAAGGGTTCGGTCTGTAAGGTCAAAATCACAGACAGAGATGTTGACTTATATCGTCTGAGTTTTTGATTCCTTTCTTGCTATTAGCCGTTCACTCTTACTAAACTATGGGGGAAAAGCAATAGCCATAAAAAGAGAAGCTGGCATAGGTTCATTTCCTCTTGTGTTCATGTTGCTTTATTATCTGATGTATTTTATCAGGTCTCTCTTGGAAAAAAGAGCTTGATCTAAATGAAACTGtctgataaaataaatgaaaacttgAGGGTTTTTGGCCATTGAAAAGCATAAATTGTGTCTCTGAAGTGTCTTTACTATATCACTGGAAGAGTTTACTGTCCATATTAATgtcaagctttaaaaaaaacatttcagatttGCTGGTTTTCcttgttttcagttcagtctcacCTTATGGTCTATTTAGTAGCTGTTCTTGAGCTTTCGACTGTATCACTTAGTCTTCATGAGCAGTTTACTATTATTAACATCAAACCTTCTTGGAAAGTTTGAGCCTTACCCTACAGTTCAAGGAAAATTGGGTAGATGAAGACCTTGCGATGAAGTTGAAAGTTATAGTTGAGCCAGTTGTGATTTTAATGATACATTTGATGATACCCTTAATCAAATTTAATGATGTTTATTATACCTCTCTCTATATTAAAGGTACATTTCAACCCAACCAGCACCTTTAAAATTGATCTGTATTTCTTCACAgtcttttaaagtatttttccTTACGTGCTTGTCCAGTGTAGCAGCTCTCAGTTGCATTGTTACATGTGACATCTGATCCAAAGAAGCACGCCCCAAATACGCCGAGTGGGCACTGACGGCAGGTCAGGCACTGTGCtgcaaaggaaagaaaaacaacaagataCTCAGATCTAAAGTCACTCACTGAACAACATTGTTTGAGTACCAGGAAGTCAGTGTGgttatgtttttaataatgtgGAGCCACTGTTGCcctgtcatcattattattattaaagttacTGGCATCTGAAAAATATCTTCTGCACTAATAGATGACAATAGTCCTTTGTAAGGTTATTATTCAACATATTCAAGGATTATAGTTTGTCACGCCTCTGTGTTATCCACTGAAGCATGAATTTGATAGATTGATTTTGACATGATTTTTAATAGACTTTCACCACCAATAATACGTTTACTACTTTGTATGACTACTTTATTTTGCTCCTATTAACAATTTTTCCAAAACAATGCacatagaaatacataaataaataacaataaagaattagatcaaaaagaaaacaaaaaaaatattaaatttctATTATAATTGATATTACTTACCtaatttttaattatatttcactCTGTAACACTGCCTCAACTGAAATGTGTTCAGAAGTTTTACTCTTGATCACTCTTACTTAGGGCTGCACGATATGGACAAATGATCGTATCTCACTATTGAAGCAAAATTTTGCGATATTGATAAGATGACTTTGACTATGATTTCACACTCGTTTAAACATTGTCCTCAAAACTGATCCAGTAACAGTTATTTAAATCTTTATGAAGATTGGACACAGACTTCTTTTACTTGTATAAACAAATGGCTATTACATTTCCTAAAACTGAACACTGATACATGAAAGGTCATAATTATTTACATATGCAGATCATAAGCTATTAAATATTATCTCATTCATATCATCAAAGTACCTGGAAACTGTAATCAATGTATTTGTCGCAcctgtatttctttctaagccaaaaatgaaataaatgagaaaattaaaaagaaaatgatgccactattttttgtgtttttaacgCAACTTTTGGATGGTTTAATTAGTTTATTCattcttatattttataaaacaaaGTATTGTATATGGCTTTCATTTTCTAAGTAAGATGCCACTTCTCTTTTGCATCCTTACTCCCCTCTTAAACAAATCCATGAGGCAAGATGCTCTTTAGATgcttaatttgaaaaaaaaaaacccttcatcATTATATCTTACAACATAAACAGGAGTCTCCTCTTGGATCTGTGGCAATTAGTGCTGCACTTGAACCAGACTGGATGTCATTAAGCTGCAGTCCAGTAAAACCACCTGAGACTTAATCATGATGAATGCAGCCGCTAatcttaatgtttgtttgttctgagaCTCACTCCTGAGTATTTAGTTTCTCCAAAGAATAATGAGCAAGTAGGATCAGCTATAACTTTGGAcaacacattataaaaaaatgGTGCGATCATATTTCTACCAACTCAAAGCAATGTTATCTATTTCCTCACACCTGCAGTATTGTAACGTCTTGTTAAGCTGCCTCAGTGCTCAAGCTGTAGCTCAACTTCACACGTCTGACTTCATTTCAGCCCAGTTTTATCCCTTTTTGCACTGGTTACAACTTTCTTATAGAGTCCATTTTAATCCTGTAACGTCAAGTGTATCATATTTGatgtatgggttagggttagcgttaATTTTATAGAGCTCAGATACATGTAGTGCACAGACAAACCACTATGGGACGTTTTATTTGAGGTGTCCAAGATGGACGTTGTTAATTAGTAGATCCACAATTTTGAGGTATGGATATTTTTTACCAGTTTCAAATAGTGTAGTTAGATTtttctggcaattatttgatgTTTCAGACTTTACAGGGTCTTGATTAAAAGGGTTTTACATAGTTAGACATCAGAGGACATCAATGAACTCCTTACTGTCCAAAAAGGCCTCTTAGATCTGCCGGGTCGGGCATGCTAGCTGCTCCAGAGTCCAGATTAACGTTAACAGCTGATCAAGCTTTTTGTTTTACTGGCAGCTCAGCCTTTAAACCAGTCTCCCAGTTTATATTTGATCCTCTGACACTGTTTCTGCTCTTAAATCCtgtcttaaaacacattttacacacttgCCTTTTCACCTAACAACTAGTCTTTATCAGATACGTAATAAAGCTGTTGTACAACCACTTGATTTTAAGTTTATTTCCATAGTTTCCcttgttttacctttttaaatacaGTCTTGTAATTCCaagcttgtgtttttcttacatATTTGTAATTGTTTGTATGCTCTTTAGGTTTGTGTTTCAAGGTTGaaaagtgttaaaatgtgttactAATATTTTTGTAACAGACTGTTCTACGTGCTTCCGTATGCGAGGGAATGTGTCCCTCCGAGTTTCTGTAGGACAGGAAATAGTTGACGGACAGCTTTCGAGCATGGGCTGTTGACTACATATAATGAAAAAGCGATTGTTTTTAGAACAACTAAAACATCTATTGTCCTGTTCATTGTTTTCTGATGAAGTTTATATAGTTAGGCGACTCCAGGAGTTAGTCAAGTCAAAGCATGGACCATTTTATTTAACTATATTTGTCCACCAATTATAGTGTTGGTGCCTAACACAGATTAACTTAACTGGTTTTAAGCTGAACAGACTATAATCTTaaccatttttaaataaaggcATTTATTCAACAACAATAGGTGAAGTTATATTTAAAGGTTCAGTATTATCTACTTATTTTTCTCAACTTACCTGCGGCGATGAAGGCACTCAGGACAATCACTGCTTTCCAAAAGTTATTCATCCTTCTCTGGGTTACGAGGTTAACggacactttcttttttttaaaaacaacacaactttGAGGGCTGAATACCTGTCTGAGTCAAGCACgcttttaaaaacagcaatgaCCAGACATCAGGTGGGAGTACAGTGAAAAAGCGACGTGCAAGAATGAGGTTCAACAGGTTTCGCATATCAGCAGTGTAAAAATCTTTCACCCATTAGTGGGAAACCCAACAACTCCCTCATTCACAGCCTGGAGGGAAATGAAACTCATTCAGTCATtacatttaagtttttaattaaaattatatAGACTCAAAGGTTTCATGCAGTAAAAAGTTTCCTTTCCTGTAGAAGAAAGGAAGTTCATCAGAGTCCGACATGGActtcaaaatgtgttattacGTTAAGCTTTCATACTgtgtcataaaacattaaatttcaaaataaagcaggcTATGACATCAGGAGAATCACAGTATATGTAGAGTACCGGTcaaaaagtttggacacattttctcatttaaatggGACCTATAtacttttccttattttcagtcatatatataatgttacagtgttGGATGTTCCTATATTAAATGTGGctaaagtgtcaaataatgaggtaaacatatTTAGGAATAATCCCTGAGAGCAGAAAGCACCAGAGTCAGACAGCTCTGACGGCTCTAACGGCTCTACTTCAAACGTTTCTGTCTACTTTCAGCCCGAGCCAAGTTCACTGCTCCGTTAACACTGAGGCATTTTGTTCCATTGTTCTGGAGATAGTCACGCCGAGCCATAACTTGAGTTGAGTGGCTAAACCTacctgttaagagacagaggctgaactgaggggctgcgtAAAGACCCAgtgtaagataaataaaaactgtgaatcatgtAAAGCTGCTCGAGTGGaatcccagaataaaaatacagagcTGGAAAAATGAGCATAATTGGTCTCCTTGAAGTGACTGATGCTGTATATAGGTCAGTATATGATGTTCTGTAAAAAATCAGTTTcaaatctgttttaaaacaacagtcaggtatccatatgaacagtgaaaaagGTTTTTACTCCCTGTAATCATTCTCCCTGTTCATACTAGCTGTTAAAAGATTAATTCCCttcaaaatgtgctttcaatataagtgatggagaacaaaagaaacactcagagtcatttaaaggtttatctgaagcttcaacagtctgagttagtcacatgaTGTGGATATCTGTGTTTTTAGTTCCTTCATTGTGTTTCCTTGTAGAGCTGTGGTGAaagtataataacaaaaagagagattttggcattaaaaagactgtaacgttgaaacatatctacttgatttgactcatttggacggctgaagcttcatattagcttcagataaacggtggactgtggattttgtcccctatCGCTTACATTGAAGGGATCTTGTAAaggtcagtataaacaggaggatcGATTACAGCAAGAACAACCAGTTTCAGTGTGTAagggcacctgactattgttttaaagtTGTGAAACTGTCCTTTAAGTCTggcactgaaaacacaaaacctgtttctgtttgttcagGACCCGCAGACTACAACAACACCCAATCATAAACGGgatcctttgtttgtttgtgtgttttattggcTCCAGATGCTCCACAGAGACATTAAAGCAGTGCCAAGAGCAGCAGTGACGTGGAGCTGGAGAGCAGTGGCGCTGTTACAGCGGTCGGTGCTGCAGCAGGTCCTGGTGATGGTGTATCCGGTGGTCAGGAGggagtctgtttctgtttggttGCAGCGAGCCGTGTCCAGGCAGCCTCGAAGCTGCACTCTCACCAAACTGGTGATGTTAAAGgctgaaggagggaaagaagatcAGCAGCCGACTGTTAGactttgttttaatgtagaaaagTACTTTGGCAtttcactctgtatctgtctctgaTCTTTTACTTTAACATAAATAGCTTTTACTGAACCTGGTTATTCAGGTTAAATAAGTTATTAGAAGTAAAACACTTAATGGTTTTCCACATTGTCAGTGATCCCTCAATGTAGTCCCATTTAAATGCATGCAAATCAAATGATATACATGTTTATAAAGcattatgttcattttaaaaagaaattagtGGGAAAACTTGAGGATAGTTTGATGAGAAGACATTGATACTAGTCTCGTCTGTAGGTTAAGTATATGAAACCTGAGCTCGGAGGCTTAAAGACTACAAACAAGATCTAACTTTGTCCAAAGGCAAAACAATCCACCCACCAGCTCTCTAAAGCTCATTATTGACATGATATATATCTCTTTTGTTTtcaatagacagacagagaaaataataacAGGTTGTGCTGTTGACCTAAAAACAGATCCCAGAAGTCtcatcataaaaaacacaacttgTTTCTGCATTAGTGAAGTTTAGAGGTGCTAGTAggaatatttttcatgtttggaCAGAGTCATAGCTGTTTCCTATTGTGTCTTGTCTATTAATGCTAAGAAGTGGCACTGAATTACTTATTTGACTCTGAACATAtacatttgaattattaaaGTTGTTGCATAACACATTATTACTTAACATGTGTTATCCATTACCAtcaaaagtaaagtaaagtaaaatagaaaTTTGCTatcacagtgaacattttggctttttaaaatgtattatattgttgttgtttctttcttcttctcctctctgagaGTTAGGTAATCAAAGTTACATTGTTGTCATGTGATAGGTCAGCTGACTAGTACAGTCAGGTCCTGATAAGGAGCTCCAAAATCCAAACAGATGAAGTCATGAATACCATTGTTAGAAAATCAGCGGAGTATGTGTCTCTGTAATAAGAGTCCTCCTAACAGCTGCACATACACCTGCCAACCAGAGACATTGATATTTTTCTCCCTAATATGgtataaaatggaaaaaggTGAGTTTAAGCAATGTTAACTATATCTGATAAATAAGAAATGgtttaaaatatgcaaaaaaaacccttcattgttctttttttattagtcTTACATCTGTGTAAATAGAGCAGACAGTATTTATATATGTCTGCTTTAAGGCGCACGTTTAGGTGTGTTAGCAGGtttttcacacacacttacaaactCACTACAGACGCACACACCCATCCGCTCATAAATTTTCTAAGGAGGTTATGTAATGGATGAAAGATGACAGCAGCAGAAAGTTAATAAAGTGTCACTCACTCAGCTCTCCCCAGTAGCAGTGGGGCGTTGAGTTACCGCAGGTCTCGGAGGAGGTGAACAGGCATTTACCTGTAATCCCCACTCTGCAGGTGTTACAGGTCAGGGACTCACCTGCGGTCCAGAGTGGTAGAGAGATTTaggagagcgagggagaggaTTGTAAAGAGGGATGAATGGCCTGGCAGAGATTAGACGGTACAAGGGAGAAACAACAATTGGATGAAGCCTGGAAATTATGTTTATATGCTACTTAATTGTTTTCCCAATTATGTTACGTTGGGAAAAAAACTATGTGTGTTGACTCTGAAGATTTCAGTCAGTTAAGCTATTAACTAGAACTGACTGTAGATCTCACATGAATCCTATTTGGCATTGGCTCCCAGTGAAGCTCAGGGTCGATTTTAAGACTCTTTTAACCACTTAGAAGGCTTTTACACGATCCAGCAGTCACTTAGGTTCATCCAACCAAAACCACGAGCCAAACTACAAACCCAAAGGGAAAGAGCTTTTGCTGCCTACATTTTTAGTCTGACTTTTCCATAACTTTCAATATCTTCATGTATGTGCTCTGAGTGGTGACTGGTTGTCGTATGCTTGCCTGTATGTAttcttgaatgttttttttgttatctttCTTTTTAGTGTATGGATGTCGATGTAAAGCTCTTTGTAACCTGTGTTTaaggtgttatataaataaagttgtgcTTACTTACTTATTCTTGTTGATACTTGCCAAATATACCATTagcaacattttctcattatgttgaAAGCAAACATAATGGAACcagcattacatttttattactgttgCAAATTTAGTAACATATTGGTGGGATTGGTCACATATACAGCGATTAAACTTCAAACTGTGCCTTTAACCAACATTACACAGTGTTGAGATCATCTTCTGTATCATTTCTCATCATCAAAGCTGTCATCATGATCAGAAATATCATTATCAAACTCAGTCAGTGTTTTCATCCCAGTGttacataattattttatttgtgtgaaaGTTACAGGAACTTTAATCCCACACATATTTGTAGTATTATGTTATTGTCAATATGACTGTAGGTTTGACTGTtgtctcttttgtctcttttcttcatttattttacagttcgATTAAGGGATGCCTCTGCAAGCATCCAGTCTTATCCAAATCCAAACTATTGGACataaacaactaaaataaaGGTACAAAAATAGTGGTAAGGGGATGCAGTGTGATCAGGTAGAAGAAAGACCATATTCTGGATCACTTAGGCCGCGTTCACACTGccggcaaatctgattcaaatctgactgtccacactgtttttagcaagtgtacAAATCGGATTttgctctgttcagactgggccacattaatgaccaatctgacagttTGCCGCGGCAACGTTGtcagagcggaggcgtcatctagcgtgtattgtgtgatgtcatatgattgcgacagcgacagcaacaataaaccctcgagcttctcttgaacggagccatccccccaaagattaagaatatggtttggtcctctgtccatggactgatgttttcgacgttctccgttgcctccagtgatatcacctagcaacaacaactggaataagcatgagtctggtgtcgcatagagtgacgtagcgtagagacgtggagagacgtcacggacagtcaaatcagatataagtgtttggagctgttcagactcagacacatctgtccagatgcgatttgaaacttcctcccaaaggtggtttcaatctagtttgcaaaaatcggatcttgtgtgatttatgactgttcagacttcataagagccattcAGCTCCAATctagatgggctaaaaatcagattttggcttgcagtgtgaacgcagcctaaaGGACAGTTTGGGACACATTTAGTATATTTTATCACCCTTTAATGTACATATAACTGACTAATGACTAATATTAGAAACTTAATCACATAgactaataataaaactatgCAATCTGTCTATTTTACAGTAGCTCCAATGCTCAAGGGAGTCAGTGTAATGTTGTcattgacattttggaaaatctCATTTGATGTAAGATGAGTAGAAGtggatataaaatgtaaaattcaaCAGTTTTGTACACAATTTCATGATTAAGCTAAGTAAATGTACAGAAATGTCAGATGAGCTGATAAAACATACTTTAATCTGCATTTTGCACAtcagaatatattttattgcatttatctgttttatctgCTGTATTTGAGTGTCTCATGTGTGTGGCGGTCTTACCTGTAACAAACAATCCCATCAGTGCTGCAAAAATCCACAAGAACTTATtcatcttgtttgttttatcgAGAAAATATCAACTCAAATAAGAAGCTGCCACCGCGTCAAAGAGCCGTTCAGTGATCCAACAGTCTGAGTGGATTTCAAATGAGCTTTCTCATCTGCTGTTACGCTACAGTTGTGCCAGCTGGAGCTTGGGTTAGTCACTGAAGGATGTTGACATTGATTTAGATTTGTCAACTGCTCATAGTTACTTTAAAATGCTACAGTAATGggttaagacaaaaaaagacaaaagcgAAGGGAGGTTTGTTTAAGGAGAAGTCATTTAGAAAtatagaggaagaagaaagagatgaTGGATGACATGTACACACAGTTGAACGTTTGAACTCATTGAAAATACAACATTAGAAGCTTTTAACAACAATAGAGAACAAACCCTCGGCCAATAAGACGTTAATTCAACAAATATTCTTTGTTGAAGCCAATACCTCTCCCCTTTTTATTCTCTCTACAGTACAGAGCTGGAATACGACAGTGTTTGAGCGTGGACGTTCATTTTTGACCTTTCTGATAAAACAATGTCAACTAAAAGATATTATtgtaaagaaataatgaaaatgagatgGAGCTAGCTGAAACTGTGAGCTCAATGAAAACCTTATTAGCATTTAATCAGCTTGCTGTAAATCATAGTTTTTGTGTTTAGTCATTATTTTTAGTCTGACCCGTTGATCTAACACGCCTCATGGCTCTTACTTTATATTtagtgaaaaaatataaaactatccCAAAGTTATACATTAT is drawn from Scomber japonicus isolate fScoJap1 chromosome 15, fScoJap1.pri, whole genome shotgun sequence and contains these coding sequences:
- the lye gene encoding lymphocyte antigen-6, epidermis; the encoded protein is MNNFWKAVIVLSAFIAAAQCLTCRQCPLGVFGACFFGSDVTCNNATESCYTGQAQFNATGTLTLDTRGCLDSDLCEKTLTGTILGAGYTSSFQCCTVDRCNGATSVQLSLTAALCAALLSSMWGLWA